In Candidatus Zymogenaceae bacterium, a single genomic region encodes these proteins:
- the carA gene encoding glutamine-hydrolyzing carbamoyl-phosphate synthase small subunit has product MSTAAIALEDGTIFYGRAFGAHGVRYGEVVFNTSMTGYQEILTDPSYKGQIVTMTYPQIGNYGTNHDDNESVIPHVEGFVVKELSPRVSNHRADESLAAFLKRHNKIGIQGVDTRALTRHIRSKGAMRAVIATVDLTPDILIERAKSAPSLVGRDLVQEVTAGATYEFTKEPADLSCVTGRKKRRAKDTGLLVVAYDFGIKENILHSLVGRGLRVMVVPAHTSAEDVLAMKPDGVFLSNGPGDPEGIPYAISEIRRLIDSIEKTGPIFGICLGHQILALALGGRTYKLKFGHRGANQPVKNLLTGRVEISSQNHGFAVEPDSLPEDLELTHVNLNDQTVEGMRHRELPIFSVQYHPEASPGPHDSAYLFDDFLTLIKEHR; this is encoded by the coding sequence ATGTCAACCGCCGCCATCGCCCTGGAAGACGGAACGATTTTTTACGGACGGGCATTCGGTGCCCACGGAGTACGGTACGGTGAAGTGGTCTTCAACACGTCCATGACCGGCTACCAGGAGATACTCACCGATCCCTCTTACAAGGGTCAGATCGTCACGATGACCTATCCCCAGATCGGCAATTACGGGACCAATCATGACGACAACGAATCCGTCATTCCCCACGTGGAGGGATTCGTGGTCAAGGAGCTGTCGCCCCGGGTGAGCAACCATCGCGCGGACGAGAGCCTCGCGGCCTTCTTGAAACGCCACAACAAGATCGGCATCCAGGGCGTGGACACCCGGGCGCTGACCCGCCATATCCGCTCGAAAGGGGCGATGCGGGCGGTCATCGCCACCGTGGACCTGACGCCGGATATCCTCATCGAACGGGCGAAAAGCGCCCCCTCTCTGGTGGGGAGGGACCTGGTCCAGGAGGTAACCGCGGGCGCCACATATGAATTCACAAAAGAGCCCGCCGATCTCTCATGCGTCACCGGCAGGAAAAAAAGAAGGGCGAAAGACACGGGGCTCCTTGTGGTGGCGTATGATTTCGGCATCAAGGAAAACATCCTCCACTCCCTGGTGGGACGGGGCTTGAGGGTCATGGTCGTCCCCGCCCATACTTCGGCGGAGGACGTCTTGGCCATGAAGCCGGACGGAGTTTTCCTGAGCAACGGTCCCGGCGATCCGGAGGGGATCCCCTATGCCATCAGCGAGATTAGAAGGCTCATCGACTCCATAGAGAAAACAGGCCCCATTTTCGGCATCTGCCTGGGGCATCAGATTCTGGCCCTGGCCCTGGGCGGGCGGACATACAAGCTCAAATTCGGACACAGGGGCGCCAATCAGCCGGTGAAAAACCTCCTGACCGGCCGAGTGGAGATATCCTCCCAGAACCACGGATTCGCTGTCGAGCCCGATTCCCTGCCCGAAGATCTGGAGCTGACACACGTCAACCTGAACGATCAGACGGTGGAGGGCATGCGTCACCGGGAGCTCCCGATCTTTTCGGTGCAGTATCATCCCGAGGCGTCCCCCGGCCCCCACGACTCGGCGTATCTCTTCGATGACTTCCTCACACTGATCAAGGAACACCGGTAG
- the carB gene encoding carbamoyl-phosphate synthase large subunit, with the protein MPKRTDIKKILIIGSGPIIIGQACEFDYSGTQAVKALREEGYEVVLVNSNPATIMTDPDFAHATYVEPITPEAVEKIIAKERPDCLLPTLGGQTGLNIAVALYTSGVLEKYHVELIGASFSAIEKAEDRDLFKAAMKKIGLNLPESGYATTLTEAREVLSDVGFPNIIRPSFTLGGTGGNIAYNMEEFEQYVKWGIDQSPTNQVLIEESVLGWKEFELEVMRDTADNVVIICSIENLDPMGIHTGDSITVAPAQTLTDKEYQIMRDAAIAIIREIGVDTGGSNIQFAVNPEDGRLVVIEMNPRVSRSSALASKATGFPIAKIAAKLAVGMTLDEITNDITRETPASFEPTIDYVVTKIPRFTFEKFPQAKAVLTTQMKSVGEAMAIGRTFKESLQKAINSLETDLDGFINPLTPEEQDLTKPERKEVLLKRLAEPRPDRILVIAEGFKHGIGVDRVHEITKIDPWFLTSISQIVEMENEIKKLLKGHSTDLLDERFVNYIVEAKEYGFSDSRLSRLIGVDEASFREIRKGHDIRAVFKRVDTCAAEFEAHTPYLYSTYERECEADPTDVKKIMILGGGPNRIGQGIEFDYCCVHGSFALSDAGYETIMVNCNPETVSTDYDTSDRLYFEPLTYEHVLNIVDVEQPDGVIVQFGGQTPLKLAVPLEKAGVPVIGTSPDSIDRAEDRERFQAMLNKLALKQPNNGLARSAKEAVAIARDIGYPVLVRPSYVLGGRAMEIVFDDDDLHNYMNLAVEASPAHPVLIDKFLNDAVELDVDAISDGTDVFIGGVMQHIEEAGVHSGDSAMSLPPYSVDDAIVTEVRRQTEMLALELGVVGLMNVQFAIKNNEIYILEVNPRASRTVPFVSKAIGVPLAKIAARVMTGEKLSDFGLPDIIRPRHVSVKESVFPFAKFPGVDTLLGPEMKSTGEVMGIDTRFPQAFYKAQLACGLDLPRFGNVFISVKDSDKIGILDMAKKLVSLGFGLVSTSGTHRFLTGKNVPSRNVFKLKENMRPNIVDLIKNDEIQMVINTTIGKQSISDSAYIRKNALLANIPVYTTISGAKAAVDGIETVIKKDITVKSLQEYHEKLPHIKARNTAS; encoded by the coding sequence ATGCCCAAGCGCACAGATATCAAAAAAATTCTGATCATCGGCTCAGGGCCCATCATTATCGGCCAGGCCTGTGAATTCGACTACTCCGGAACCCAGGCGGTCAAGGCCCTCAGGGAGGAGGGATATGAGGTGGTGCTGGTCAACTCCAATCCGGCCACCATCATGACCGACCCGGACTTCGCACACGCCACCTATGTGGAGCCGATTACTCCCGAGGCGGTTGAAAAGATCATCGCCAAAGAGAGGCCGGATTGTCTGCTTCCCACACTGGGGGGACAAACCGGCCTGAATATCGCCGTAGCGCTGTATACATCCGGCGTCCTGGAAAAATACCACGTCGAGCTCATCGGAGCATCTTTTAGCGCCATAGAAAAGGCGGAAGATCGGGATCTCTTCAAGGCCGCCATGAAGAAAATCGGCCTGAACCTTCCCGAGAGCGGCTATGCTACAACCCTGACCGAGGCCCGGGAGGTGCTCTCCGACGTCGGTTTTCCGAACATCATCCGCCCCTCCTTCACCCTGGGCGGCACCGGCGGCAACATCGCCTATAACATGGAGGAATTCGAACAGTACGTCAAGTGGGGCATCGATCAGAGTCCCACAAACCAGGTGCTCATCGAGGAGTCGGTGCTGGGCTGGAAGGAGTTCGAGCTCGAGGTGATGCGGGACACGGCCGACAACGTCGTCATCATCTGCTCCATCGAGAACCTCGACCCGATGGGCATACACACCGGCGACTCCATCACCGTCGCCCCGGCCCAGACCCTCACCGATAAAGAATACCAGATCATGCGGGACGCGGCCATCGCCATCATCCGGGAGATCGGCGTGGATACCGGGGGCAGCAACATCCAGTTCGCCGTGAATCCCGAAGACGGGCGGCTCGTGGTCATCGAGATGAACCCCCGGGTCTCCCGGAGCTCGGCCCTGGCAAGCAAGGCCACAGGATTTCCCATCGCCAAGATCGCCGCGAAGCTGGCGGTGGGCATGACGCTCGATGAGATCACAAACGATATCACTCGGGAGACCCCGGCCTCGTTCGAGCCGACCATCGATTACGTGGTCACAAAAATACCGAGGTTCACCTTCGAGAAGTTTCCCCAGGCAAAGGCCGTCCTGACGACTCAGATGAAGTCGGTGGGTGAGGCGATGGCCATCGGCCGCACCTTCAAGGAATCGCTCCAGAAGGCCATCAATTCCCTCGAGACGGATCTCGACGGCTTCATCAATCCACTGACGCCCGAGGAGCAGGACCTCACGAAACCGGAACGCAAGGAAGTGCTCCTGAAACGACTCGCCGAGCCGAGACCGGATCGCATTCTGGTGATCGCGGAGGGCTTCAAGCACGGGATCGGCGTGGATCGGGTGCATGAAATCACAAAGATCGATCCCTGGTTTCTGACCTCCATTTCCCAGATAGTGGAGATGGAAAATGAGATAAAAAAGCTCCTTAAGGGGCACTCCACGGATCTTTTGGATGAGCGGTTTGTAAATTACATCGTCGAGGCGAAGGAATACGGTTTTTCCGACTCCCGCCTCTCCCGGCTCATCGGCGTCGACGAGGCCTCGTTTCGGGAGATTCGAAAGGGTCACGACATTCGGGCGGTCTTCAAGCGGGTGGATACCTGCGCCGCCGAGTTCGAGGCCCACACCCCCTACCTCTATTCCACCTATGAGCGGGAATGTGAGGCGGACCCCACCGATGTGAAAAAGATCATGATTCTGGGCGGCGGACCGAACCGCATCGGCCAGGGCATCGAATTCGACTACTGCTGTGTTCACGGCTCCTTCGCCCTCAGCGATGCGGGATATGAGACCATCATGGTCAACTGTAACCCGGAGACCGTCAGCACCGACTACGACACCTCGGACCGCCTCTACTTCGAGCCGCTGACGTATGAGCATGTTCTGAACATCGTCGATGTGGAACAGCCCGACGGCGTCATCGTCCAGTTCGGGGGGCAGACTCCCCTGAAGCTCGCCGTCCCCCTGGAGAAAGCCGGTGTGCCGGTCATCGGCACCAGCCCGGACTCCATCGATCGCGCCGAGGACCGGGAACGATTCCAGGCGATGCTGAACAAGCTGGCCCTCAAGCAGCCCAATAACGGGCTCGCCCGCTCGGCAAAAGAGGCGGTGGCCATCGCCCGGGACATCGGCTACCCGGTGCTGGTGCGGCCCTCATATGTGCTGGGGGGTCGGGCCATGGAGATCGTCTTCGACGACGATGACCTTCACAACTACATGAACCTGGCGGTGGAGGCCAGTCCCGCGCACCCGGTTCTCATCGATAAGTTCCTCAACGACGCGGTGGAACTGGACGTGGACGCCATCTCGGACGGCACGGACGTTTTCATCGGCGGCGTTATGCAGCACATAGAGGAGGCGGGCGTTCACTCCGGTGACAGCGCCATGAGCCTTCCCCCCTATTCCGTGGATGATGCGATCGTCACGGAGGTCAGGCGGCAGACGGAGATGCTTGCCCTGGAGCTGGGCGTCGTGGGCCTGATGAACGTGCAGTTCGCGATAAAAAACAACGAGATATATATCCTCGAGGTAAATCCCCGGGCCAGCCGGACCGTCCCCTTCGTCAGCAAGGCGATAGGGGTGCCTCTGGCGAAGATCGCAGCCCGGGTGATGACGGGGGAGAAACTTTCGGACTTCGGTCTTCCCGATATCATCCGTCCGCGGCATGTTTCCGTCAAAGAGTCCGTATTTCCCTTCGCCAAGTTTCCCGGCGTCGATACGCTTCTGGGACCGGAGATGAAGTCCACCGGAGAGGTCATGGGGATAGACACCCGCTTCCCCCAGGCCTTCTACAAGGCCCAGCTCGCCTGCGGCCTGGACCTCCCCCGGTTCGGAAACGTCTTCATCAGCGTCAAGGACAGTGACAAGATCGGAATACTCGACATGGCGAAGAAACTCGTCTCCCTCGGGTTTGGTCTCGTGTCCACCAGCGGTACCCACCGCTTTCTGACCGGCAAGAACGTCCCCTCCCGCAACGTGTTCAAACTCAAGGAAAATATGCGTCCAAACATTGTGGACCTGATAAAAAACGACGAAATTCAGATGGTCATCAACACCACCATCGGCAAGCAGTCCATCTCCGACTCGGCATACATCAGGAAAAACGCCCTGCTTGCCAACATACCGGTCTACACCACCATATCGGGGGCGAAGGCCGCGGTGGACGGCATCGAAACGGTGATAAAAAAGGACATAACGGTCAAGTCCCTGCAGGAATATCACGAAAAGCTCCCCCACATAAAGGCCAGAAATACCGCATCGTAA
- a CDS encoding NUDIX domain-containing protein, whose protein sequence is MQDRSDEYIGIGVGALIIKDGMLLLVRHRPERGGFWQGKWILPGGMLKVGETIDEGIVREVAEETGLGVEITGEAREPVERIVTGNGGTELHVVYIVKSARVVGGELSVGSDVGEAMWVRTEKCAEITGELHEDTALILERYGILT, encoded by the coding sequence ATGCAGGATCGATCCGACGAGTACATCGGCATCGGCGTGGGAGCGCTGATTATCAAGGACGGCATGCTGCTTCTGGTGCGACATCGCCCCGAGCGGGGGGGATTCTGGCAGGGGAAGTGGATACTCCCCGGCGGGATGCTCAAGGTGGGGGAGACGATCGACGAAGGGATCGTTCGGGAGGTGGCCGAGGAGACCGGGCTTGGTGTGGAGATCACGGGCGAGGCGAGGGAGCCGGTGGAGCGAATTGTCACCGGGAACGGAGGGACGGAGCTTCACGTGGTATATATCGTAAAGAGTGCACGGGTTGTCGGCGGTGAGCTCTCTGTGGGCAGTGATGTGGGGGAGGCGATGTGGGTCAGGACCGAAAAATGCGCAGAGATCACCGGTGAGCTGCACGAAGACACCGCTTTGATCCTCGAACGATACGGGATACTCACGTGA
- a CDS encoding spermidine/putrescine ABC transporter substrate-binding protein, producing the protein MKLSRSLSIIFPISIIGISLIFTPLLGGCGKHGGDDRLLITIVDDDSPPPSENPDDADTVPAPSPTDSDTTLRIGCWEDFFPGDILDAFEDESGIAVEIIPPSEPFDPIDLFSNHGDEYDLVLVDDFIITELMHRGDLSEVDHSRVPNFDNIDPLFLLHPTDTGRYFSVPITFGTLGILVNRNLVTETDIDWDILFDARYSGLIDMPFEHFILFVPPLKNMGYSINERNPDILEDACDLLRDQKKIIRGYFDHDQIITHLARGTSAVAYAWSWAEMGAVDMGGNVEYVVPKSGTLLWSDCLVVPRESFHKSEAEAFLNFLLTPDNMAHISDHLWTANTVRTSWDRVNPALRDMEEIFIPEQTLFNSEYLEPFGPESEEILMELTDELFNMDGVYKP; encoded by the coding sequence ATGAAACTTTCACGGTCCCTCTCAATCATTTTTCCCATTTCGATAATCGGTATATCGTTGATCTTCACCCCGCTCCTCGGCGGTTGCGGGAAACACGGGGGAGATGATCGCCTGCTCATCACCATCGTCGACGACGACTCCCCACCCCCTTCCGAAAATCCCGACGACGCAGACACCGTACCCGCGCCCTCACCGACCGACAGCGACACGACTCTCAGGATCGGATGCTGGGAGGATTTTTTTCCCGGGGATATCCTGGATGCGTTCGAGGATGAAAGCGGCATCGCGGTGGAGATAATCCCTCCCTCCGAACCCTTCGATCCGATAGACCTCTTTTCAAATCACGGAGACGAATACGACCTGGTGCTGGTTGATGATTTCATCATCACGGAACTGATGCATCGGGGAGACCTGTCGGAGGTGGATCACTCGCGTGTTCCGAACTTCGACAACATCGATCCTCTGTTTCTTTTGCATCCCACAGATACCGGACGATACTTTTCCGTGCCGATCACCTTTGGCACCCTCGGCATCCTCGTGAACCGAAACCTGGTAACCGAAACGGACATCGACTGGGATATCCTCTTCGATGCCCGTTACAGCGGATTGATAGATATGCCCTTTGAACACTTTATTCTGTTCGTCCCTCCCCTCAAAAACATGGGATATTCCATCAACGAGAGAAACCCTGATATCCTCGAAGACGCATGCGATCTGTTACGGGATCAAAAAAAGATCATCCGGGGGTACTTCGACCATGACCAAATCATCACGCATCTCGCCCGCGGGACCAGCGCCGTGGCGTACGCATGGAGCTGGGCCGAGATGGGCGCCGTCGATATGGGCGGGAACGTCGAGTACGTCGTGCCGAAGTCGGGAACCCTGCTTTGGTCCGACTGCCTCGTTGTTCCCAGGGAGAGCTTCCACAAATCCGAGGCCGAGGCGTTTCTTAATTTTCTGCTCACCCCGGACAACATGGCCCACATCTCCGACCACCTCTGGACGGCGAACACTGTTCGGACTTCCTGGGACCGGGTGAACCCGGCCCTGCGGGACATGGAGGAAATATTCATCCCGGAACAGACGCTTTTTAACTCGGAATATCTCGAACCGTTCGGCCCGGAGTCCGAGGAGATCCTGATGGAATTGACCGAC